From a single Micromonospora carbonacea genomic region:
- a CDS encoding condensation domain-containing protein, translated as MRDATTGGPPDPAVLDLPFAVGEAASGPLTWAQSVMWDAMQWFGKEANQFNIGQPLVLAEPVGQARLLASLRGLVEAHQTLRTRYVARSGQPRQEVHATGRYDVAVADGHDDPARVAGELAGRLAETAFDHEAEWPLRVGCVVDGERRVTAVALVGSHLAFDGWAFNTFVDLLRAGLSGDSEQPASPAGVEPPAGVEPPAGAEPSAGAGVPQALEQAAFEGSPAGQQQSRLGLRHWEQGLSTAPASMFDLPRAATGDQPIERHLLDSAAVAAAAATLAARTRTSFSTVLLCLTTLVLTAYNGHDTAVLKLITGNRLDRRSRDLIALNTLDALLAFTVPRDVDLLTAIRQTHRPAFDAYRRAQCDPRAVATVVEESGRRRGVSFDLSTYFNNGHRGNDWAVTGPEPGPDRLAELRRESRYTRLDPLPRSDMKFMVAASNGGAGVCRLGLLVDTTYLPGALGETIVRGIETLLCDAVAEEVGVAEIPGRIGLAPAVRGADWVRTPAGWVRPADVAELVREAAGGVEVAVLPAGPAPGTGLTAYVADASAVPEELHRRVLDLLPGRTGVAAPDGYVACAAAPPAGAGPDAWRGVPVVARGPGRPA; from the coding sequence GTGCGTGACGCGACCACCGGCGGCCCGCCGGACCCGGCCGTGCTCGACCTGCCGTTCGCCGTGGGCGAGGCCGCGTCGGGGCCGTTGACCTGGGCGCAGAGCGTGATGTGGGACGCGATGCAGTGGTTCGGCAAGGAGGCGAACCAGTTCAACATCGGCCAGCCCCTCGTGCTCGCCGAGCCCGTCGGGCAGGCCCGGCTGCTCGCTTCCCTGCGGGGCCTGGTCGAGGCGCACCAGACGCTGCGGACCCGGTACGTGGCCCGGTCGGGCCAGCCCCGCCAGGAGGTCCACGCCACGGGGCGGTACGACGTGGCGGTGGCCGACGGGCACGACGACCCGGCGCGCGTCGCGGGGGAGCTGGCCGGGCGGCTGGCGGAGACCGCGTTCGACCACGAGGCCGAGTGGCCGCTGCGGGTCGGCTGCGTCGTCGACGGGGAGCGCCGGGTCACCGCCGTGGCGCTCGTCGGGTCGCACCTGGCGTTCGACGGCTGGGCGTTCAACACGTTCGTCGACCTCCTGCGCGCCGGGCTCAGCGGCGATTCCGAGCAGCCGGCGTCGCCCGCCGGTGTCGAGCCGCCCGCCGGTGTCGAGCCGCCCGCCGGTGCCGAGCCGTCGGCCGGCGCCGGCGTGCCGCAGGCGCTGGAGCAGGCCGCCTTCGAGGGCTCACCCGCCGGTCAGCAGCAGAGCCGGCTCGGGCTGCGGCACTGGGAACAGGGCCTGTCCACCGCGCCGGCGTCCATGTTCGACCTGCCGCGCGCGGCAACCGGCGACCAGCCCATCGAGCGGCACCTGCTCGACTCGGCGGCGGTCGCCGCGGCGGCGGCGACCCTCGCGGCGCGGACCCGCACGTCGTTCTCGACCGTGCTGCTCTGCCTCACCACGCTCGTGCTGACCGCCTACAACGGCCATGACACCGCCGTGCTCAAGCTGATCACGGGCAACCGGCTCGACCGGCGCAGCCGCGACCTGATCGCGCTGAACACCCTGGACGCGCTACTGGCGTTCACCGTGCCGCGCGACGTGGACCTGCTCACCGCCATCCGGCAGACCCACCGCCCCGCGTTCGACGCGTACCGCCGGGCGCAGTGCGACCCGCGCGCCGTCGCGACGGTGGTCGAGGAGTCGGGCCGGCGGCGGGGCGTGTCGTTCGACCTCTCCACCTACTTCAACAACGGCCACCGGGGCAACGACTGGGCGGTCACCGGCCCGGAACCGGGGCCGGACCGGCTCGCCGAGCTGCGCCGCGAGTCCCGCTACACGCGGCTGGACCCGTTGCCGCGCAGCGACATGAAGTTCATGGTCGCCGCCAGCAACGGCGGCGCGGGCGTCTGCCGCCTCGGCCTGCTGGTGGACACGACGTACCTGCCGGGCGCGCTCGGCGAGACCATCGTGCGGGGCATCGAGACGCTGCTGTGCGACGCGGTCGCCGAGGAGGTCGGCGTCGCCGAGATCCCCGGCCGGATCGGCCTCGCCCCCGCCGTGCGGGGCGCGGACTGGGTGCGTACCCCCGCCGGCTGGGTGCGCCCCGCCGACGTGGCGGAGCTGGTCCGCGAGGCGGCCGGGGGCGTCGAGGTCGCCGTCCTCCCCGCCGGGCCCGCGCCGGGCACCGGGCTGACGGCGTACGTCGCCGACGCGTCGGCCGTACCCGAGGAGTTGCACCGGCGCGTGCTGGACCTGCTGCCGGGCCGCACGGGCGTGGCCGCGCCCGACGGGTACGTCGCCTGCGCGGCGGCCCCGCCCGCCGGGGCCGGGCCCGACGCCTGGCGGGGCGTGCCCGTCGTGGCGCGTGGCCCGGGGCGGCCGGCATGA
- a CDS encoding ATP-binding cassette domain-containing protein, giving the protein MTVDGPERFPALGVLRRTAVDRWRIVRLLPRAGWAAVTAAVVNNVLLAAAPVLFIVMTSLLVGRLPAAVREGVDSPAFGRLVTAFVVAAAALSAQQLLAQLQLTTGLLVQRRVDGWVADELMAAALSSPGMEPLDDRALTDRLSEASREVEQGIQSPGAACAGMLALLARYGQLTGYAVVVGVVFSWLAGVGLLAAVLAFRHGQRGGLRKYAAIYGTIVARVRRLTYFRSVATGRPAAKEIRVFGLLPWLREQYAAAYLDWMRPVWAERRRVYLRPYFGYTALGLVVLVAVLAALGVAGGQREVDLTRLALVIQAILAAIQLGEFYPEADVQTQFGMNAYRAVDEFRAGMRARSALAPASAPAPALVPAPAPASAPALPPAPRPAGEPGAPPPAAVSGLETLTPRSPTAIRFEAVSYRYPHRSAPVFTDLDLTLPPGRCTAIVGLNGAGKTTLVKLLARLATPTSGRITAGGQPVDALPVARWRGNLAVIFQDYLRYEASAADNIALGAAGHAGDLAGIRAAAEAAGILDTLDALPQGLDTPLSGQLRGGVDLSGGQWQRLAIARALFAVRHGASVLVLDEPTASLDVRAEARFFDEIIAATAGVTTVLISHRFATVRRADHIVVLAEGRVAEQGSHDELLRHGGRYARLFELQAARFLDDRPAGDDPDRPDGDGGPVEIGQERSPG; this is encoded by the coding sequence ATGACCGTCGACGGGCCGGAACGCTTTCCCGCGCTCGGCGTGCTGCGGCGCACCGCCGTGGACCGGTGGCGCATCGTGCGGCTGTTGCCGCGCGCGGGCTGGGCGGCGGTGACCGCCGCCGTCGTCAACAACGTGCTGCTGGCCGCCGCGCCGGTGCTGTTCATCGTGATGACGAGCCTGCTCGTCGGGCGGCTGCCCGCCGCCGTCCGTGAGGGGGTGGACTCGCCCGCGTTCGGGCGGCTGGTGACCGCCTTCGTCGTCGCCGCCGCCGCGCTCAGCGCGCAGCAACTGCTGGCCCAGCTCCAGCTCACCACCGGGCTGTTGGTCCAGCGCCGCGTCGACGGGTGGGTCGCCGACGAGCTGATGGCCGCCGCGCTGAGCAGCCCGGGCATGGAACCGCTCGACGACCGGGCGCTGACCGACCGGCTCAGCGAGGCGTCCCGCGAGGTGGAGCAGGGCATCCAGAGCCCCGGGGCCGCCTGCGCCGGGATGCTGGCGTTGCTCGCCCGCTACGGCCAGCTCACCGGGTACGCGGTGGTCGTCGGCGTCGTGTTCTCCTGGCTCGCGGGCGTGGGCCTGCTCGCCGCCGTCCTGGCGTTCCGCCACGGCCAGCGCGGCGGCCTGCGCAAGTACGCGGCGATCTACGGCACGATCGTGGCCCGGGTGCGCCGGCTGACGTACTTCCGCTCCGTCGCCACCGGCAGGCCGGCGGCCAAGGAGATCCGCGTCTTCGGTCTCCTGCCGTGGCTGCGCGAGCAGTACGCGGCGGCCTACCTGGACTGGATGCGCCCGGTCTGGGCCGAGCGCCGCCGCGTCTACCTGCGGCCCTACTTCGGCTACACGGCCCTCGGGCTGGTGGTGCTCGTCGCGGTCCTCGCCGCGCTGGGCGTGGCCGGCGGGCAGCGGGAGGTCGACCTCACCCGGCTGGCGCTGGTCATCCAGGCGATCCTGGCGGCGATCCAGCTCGGCGAGTTCTATCCCGAGGCCGACGTGCAGACCCAGTTCGGCATGAACGCCTACCGGGCGGTCGACGAGTTCCGCGCCGGCATGCGGGCCCGATCCGCCCTCGCCCCCGCCTCTGCTCCGGCCCCCGCTCTTGTTCCCGCCCCCGCACCGGCGTCGGCACCCGCGCTCCCGCCCGCGCCGCGCCCCGCCGGGGAGCCGGGCGCGCCGCCGCCCGCCGCCGTGTCGGGGCTGGAGACGCTTACCCCCCGCTCCCCGACGGCGATCCGGTTCGAGGCGGTGTCCTACCGCTACCCGCACCGGTCCGCGCCCGTGTTCACCGACCTGGACCTCACCCTGCCCCCGGGCAGGTGCACCGCGATCGTGGGGCTCAACGGCGCGGGCAAGACCACCCTGGTCAAGCTGCTCGCCCGGCTGGCGACCCCGACGTCGGGCCGGATCACCGCGGGCGGGCAGCCCGTCGACGCCCTGCCCGTGGCGCGGTGGCGCGGCAACCTCGCCGTGATCTTCCAGGACTACCTGCGGTACGAGGCCAGCGCCGCCGACAACATCGCGCTCGGTGCCGCCGGACACGCCGGTGACCTCGCCGGCATCCGGGCGGCAGCCGAGGCGGCGGGCATCCTGGACACGCTCGACGCGCTGCCGCAGGGGCTGGACACCCCGCTGTCCGGGCAGCTGCGCGGCGGGGTGGACCTCTCCGGCGGCCAGTGGCAGCGGCTCGCCATCGCCCGGGCGTTGTTCGCCGTCCGCCACGGCGCGTCGGTGCTCGTCCTCGACGAGCCGACGGCCAGCCTGGACGTCCGCGCCGAGGCGCGGTTCTTCGACGAGATCATCGCCGCCACGGCGGGCGTCACCACGGTTCTCATCTCGCACCGGTTCGCCACCGTGCGCCGCGCCGACCACATCGTCGTGCTGGCCGAGGGGCGGGTCGCCGAGCAGGGCTCGCACGACGAGCTGCTGCGCCACGGCGGCCGGTACGCCCGGCTGTTCGAGTTGCAGGCGGCCCGGTTCCTCGACGACCGCCCGGCCGGCGACGACCCGGACCGCCCGGACGGCGACGGCGGGCCGGTGGAGATCGGACAGGAGCGGAGCCCCGGATGA
- a CDS encoding acyl-CoA dehydrogenase family protein gives MTDDDGEAFATLAREVEAFVRGPGEEYAETIERTRAVPPQLWDDLRDRGYLRLAAPAEYGGAGLSFTQYLRLLELFSMSHASLRMIVHVCNGVWRAMDQFATDEQRKRFVLPQVAGDLRVAFTLTEPTAGTGADLRASVVRDGDSYLLSGEKHLITFGVSCDYWLLFARLAGTTGKDGTVALMVDRHVSGVRVEPMADTMGVRGTDHAHLIFDGAPVPVANRLGEEGAGLAVALGGFLTPSRIGVAMTCVGLARRAQELAVAHARRRVTFGKPLTARQAIAFALAENAADIEAARQLTLHAARRWEAGAADADALSSMAKLVAVDMLTRVTDKALQAHGGIGYWEGSPIERVYRDARAQRFEEGTNEIQKTVIAREILAGQR, from the coding sequence GTGACCGACGACGACGGCGAGGCGTTCGCGACGCTCGCCCGCGAGGTCGAGGCGTTCGTCCGCGGGCCCGGCGAGGAGTACGCCGAGACCATCGAGCGCACCCGGGCGGTGCCGCCGCAGCTCTGGGACGACCTGCGCGACCGTGGCTACCTGCGGCTGGCCGCCCCGGCCGAGTACGGCGGCGCCGGGCTCTCCTTCACGCAGTACCTGCGGCTGCTCGAACTCTTCTCCATGTCCCACGCGTCGCTGCGGATGATCGTGCACGTCTGCAACGGCGTCTGGCGGGCGATGGACCAGTTCGCCACCGACGAGCAGCGCAAGCGGTTCGTGCTCCCGCAGGTGGCCGGCGACCTGCGGGTGGCGTTCACCCTCACCGAGCCCACCGCCGGCACCGGGGCCGACCTGCGCGCCAGCGTGGTCCGCGACGGCGACAGCTATCTCCTCTCCGGCGAGAAGCACCTGATCACCTTCGGGGTGAGCTGCGACTACTGGCTGCTGTTCGCCCGGCTCGCCGGCACCACCGGCAAGGACGGCACCGTCGCGCTCATGGTGGACCGGCACGTTTCGGGCGTCCGGGTCGAGCCGATGGCCGACACCATGGGGGTACGCGGCACCGACCACGCCCACCTGATCTTCGACGGGGCCCCGGTGCCGGTGGCCAACCGGCTCGGCGAGGAGGGCGCGGGCCTCGCGGTCGCCCTCGGCGGCTTCCTGACGCCCAGCCGCATCGGCGTCGCCATGACCTGCGTCGGCCTGGCCCGCCGCGCCCAGGAGCTGGCGGTCGCCCACGCGCGCCGCCGGGTCACCTTCGGCAAGCCGCTGACCGCCCGTCAGGCGATCGCCTTCGCGCTCGCCGAGAACGCCGCCGACATCGAGGCCGCCCGGCAGCTCACCCTGCACGCGGCGCGGCGGTGGGAGGCGGGGGCCGCCGACGCGGACGCGCTGTCCTCGATGGCCAAGCTGGTCGCCGTGGACATGCTGACCCGGGTCACCGACAAGGCGTTGCAGGCGCACGGCGGCATCGGCTACTGGGAGGGCAGCCCCATCGAGCGCGTCTACCGGGACGCCCGCGCCCAGCGCTTCGAGGAAGGCACCAACGAGATCCAGAAGACGGTCATCGCACGAGAGATCCTGGCGGGGCAACGGTGA
- a CDS encoding cytochrome P450 yields MTSATHTAEFDPFSPSAMDDPYPAYAELLRHEEPLYLADRDMWLVIRYDHVRAAAKDHGGLSSAEGIAYHRSTLPVLFGLDQPDHTRMRGLIRHDFSPRGVQFWRPFIEQVCGELLDEAVATGDIDLVQQAIILLPVKVVTTIVGVPSDNLAKLKLTAGVLESFIANAKVGEDAPDDPDENALRLRAAKSALSSVAGLSTFLGGLLEERRTQPPRSDVVSKLFAAAEKGGVTENEILWLCLTLLVGGQETMTHFLGNMLDALLNHPDQFRLVRDRPELIPATIEETARFYPPVQNVFRTATTDVVVGNTTIPRDARVELSFAAANRDPRKFPDPDAYRIDRRTDGHLGFGAGIHTCVGMHLARLQAATFLRLLIERTDDIELIGELVKIPSPAFRGLDHLPLRLTPKGGRPAAAPVNGGHRA; encoded by the coding sequence GTGACCAGCGCGACGCACACCGCAGAGTTCGACCCCTTCTCCCCGAGCGCCATGGACGACCCCTATCCCGCGTACGCCGAGCTGCTGCGCCACGAGGAGCCGCTGTACCTGGCCGACCGCGACATGTGGCTGGTCATCCGGTACGACCACGTGCGCGCGGCGGCGAAGGACCACGGCGGGCTGTCCTCCGCCGAGGGGATCGCCTACCACCGGTCCACGCTGCCCGTGCTGTTCGGGCTCGACCAGCCCGACCACACCCGGATGCGCGGCCTGATCCGGCACGACTTCTCGCCCCGTGGCGTGCAGTTCTGGCGGCCGTTCATCGAGCAGGTCTGCGGCGAGCTGCTCGACGAGGCCGTCGCCACCGGCGACATCGACCTCGTCCAGCAGGCGATCATCCTGCTGCCCGTCAAGGTGGTCACCACGATCGTCGGGGTGCCCAGCGACAACCTCGCCAAGCTCAAGCTGACCGCCGGGGTGCTGGAGAGCTTCATCGCCAACGCCAAGGTCGGCGAGGACGCCCCGGACGACCCCGACGAGAACGCGCTGCGGCTGCGGGCCGCCAAGTCCGCGCTCTCCTCCGTCGCCGGCCTGTCCACGTTCCTCGGCGGGCTGCTGGAGGAGCGCCGGACGCAGCCGCCCCGCAGCGACGTGGTGTCGAAGCTGTTCGCCGCCGCCGAGAAGGGCGGGGTGACCGAGAACGAGATCCTCTGGCTCTGCCTCACCCTGCTCGTCGGCGGCCAGGAGACCATGACGCACTTCCTGGGCAACATGCTGGACGCGCTGCTGAACCACCCCGACCAGTTCCGCCTGGTGCGCGACCGGCCCGAGCTGATCCCGGCGACGATCGAGGAGACGGCCCGCTTCTACCCGCCCGTGCAGAACGTCTTCCGCACCGCCACGACCGACGTCGTCGTCGGCAACACCACCATCCCGAGGGACGCCCGGGTCGAGCTGTCGTTCGCGGCGGCCAACCGCGACCCGCGCAAGTTCCCCGACCCCGACGCCTACCGGATCGACCGCCGCACCGACGGGCACCTGGGGTTCGGGGCGGGTATCCACACCTGCGTCGGCATGCACCTGGCCCGCCTCCAGGCGGCGACGTTCCTGCGCCTGCTCATCGAGCGCACCGACGACATCGAGCTGATCGGCGAGCTGGTCAAGATCCCCAGCCCGGCGTTCCGGGGGCTCGACCACCTGCCGCTGCGCCTCACCCCGAAGGGCGGTCGCCCGGCCGCCGCGCCGGTGAACGGGGGGCACCGTGCGTGA
- a CDS encoding SDR family oxidoreductase translates to MTSYHGKTALITGSSRGIGRALALTLARGGGSVVVNYKKNAELADQVRKEIEQLGGRALTVAADVEQPEEIDRLFAAAEQEFGTLDYFVCNAAASSFKNIMDLKVHHLDRSYAMNLRAFVLGCQHAVRLMPDGGRIVALSSYGSIRAYPTYANLGAAKAAIEAWVRYMALEFGERGINVNAVNGGIIETESSQYFYDVPGMAPLSTVLPKIPKGRMGTAQEIADVVAFLLSPAAEYITGQTIVADGGLSIVSPPFVQDLTAPLT, encoded by the coding sequence GTGACGAGCTACCACGGCAAGACCGCACTGATCACCGGCAGCTCCCGGGGCATCGGGCGGGCCCTCGCGCTCACCCTGGCCCGGGGCGGCGGCTCGGTCGTCGTCAACTACAAGAAGAACGCGGAGCTGGCCGACCAGGTCCGCAAGGAGATCGAGCAGCTCGGCGGCCGGGCGCTCACCGTGGCCGCCGACGTCGAGCAGCCCGAGGAGATCGACCGGCTGTTCGCCGCCGCCGAGCAGGAGTTCGGCACCCTCGACTACTTCGTCTGCAACGCGGCGGCCAGCTCGTTCAAGAACATCATGGACCTGAAGGTGCACCACCTCGACCGCTCGTACGCGATGAACCTGCGCGCGTTCGTGCTCGGCTGCCAGCACGCGGTGCGGCTGATGCCCGACGGCGGCCGGATCGTGGCCCTGTCCAGCTACGGCAGCATCCGCGCCTACCCCACGTACGCGAACCTCGGCGCGGCCAAGGCCGCGATCGAGGCGTGGGTGCGCTACATGGCCCTGGAGTTCGGCGAACGCGGCATCAACGTCAACGCGGTCAACGGCGGCATCATCGAGACCGAGTCGTCGCAGTACTTCTACGACGTGCCCGGGATGGCCCCGCTGTCCACGGTGCTGCCCAAGATCCCCAAGGGGCGGATGGGCACCGCCCAGGAGATCGCCGACGTCGTCGCGTTCCTGCTCTCCCCGGCGGCCGAGTACATCACCGGGCAGACCATCGTCGCCGACGGCGGCCTGTCGATCGTCTCGCCGCCGTTCGTCCAGGACCTGACCGCCCCCCTGACATGA
- a CDS encoding oxidoreductase, whose amino-acid sequence MTTGLEHVLRPGRIGRLALPHRVVTGAMHLGWEARDDGGAALAAFYVERARGGAGLMVTGGAAVSPEGAGGPGYGVLDDARFRARLRRVAAEVRAAGGLLALQLFHAGRYARPPAGGPHPVAPSAVYSAFSRHTPTALDAAGIARAVADFARGAAHARDLGFAAVEIMGSEGYLLDQFLSPLTNLRDDEWGGDPQRRSRFPVAVLHAVRAAVGADFPVIMRMTGDDLLAGGTTRDDVLAYARALAAAGADALNVGVGWHESPVPTVQAVVPPGHWVPVAAAVKAAVGALPVLASNRINRLSQAEAVLAGTPLDLVSMARPFLADPALVANARAGRPVNVCVACNQACIDRSLADEPVSCMVNPRVGREHEPAATPAASPRRVAVVGAGPAGLKAAHGLALAGHRVTVYEADDEPGGQFRLAGRVPGKSDYLAAVGFLVAELSRLGVALHTGRRITAADRDLLGGYAGVVVATGVLPRPASIPGVDLPHVLGYPAAFADGALGERVVVIGGGGVAVDVAHLASDPAGPARRVTVLHRGRRLGARLGRSTRWAVLAELRRQRVDVVPGVRDLRISPAGVRFADAEGRPRTVPADTVVIAAGQVPDDGLVATVRAAGVWHHVVGGARDTAGLDAVRAFAEGAAAAEAFRRGQDRAGQLAGIEERV is encoded by the coding sequence ATGACGACCGGCCTGGAGCACGTGCTGCGCCCCGGCCGAATCGGCCGGCTGGCGCTGCCGCACCGCGTCGTCACCGGGGCCATGCACCTGGGCTGGGAGGCCCGCGACGACGGCGGCGCGGCGCTGGCGGCGTTCTACGTCGAGCGGGCCCGGGGCGGGGCCGGGTTGATGGTCACCGGCGGCGCGGCCGTCAGCCCGGAGGGCGCCGGGGGGCCGGGCTACGGCGTGCTCGACGACGCCCGGTTCCGGGCCCGGCTGCGGCGCGTCGCCGCCGAGGTGCGCGCCGCCGGGGGGCTGCTCGCCCTGCAACTGTTCCACGCCGGGCGGTACGCCCGGCCCCCGGCGGGCGGCCCCCACCCGGTCGCCCCGTCCGCCGTCTACAGCGCGTTCTCCCGGCACACCCCGACCGCGCTCGACGCCGCCGGCATCGCGCGTGCGGTCGCGGACTTCGCCCGGGGGGCCGCCCACGCCCGCGACCTCGGCTTCGCCGCCGTGGAGATCATGGGCTCCGAGGGCTACCTGCTCGACCAGTTCCTCTCCCCGCTGACCAACCTCCGCGACGACGAGTGGGGCGGCGACCCGCAGCGGCGGTCCCGCTTCCCGGTGGCGGTGCTCCACGCGGTGCGCGCGGCCGTCGGCGCGGACTTCCCGGTGATCATGCGGATGACCGGCGACGACCTGCTGGCCGGCGGCACCACCCGCGACGACGTGCTGGCGTACGCCCGCGCGCTCGCCGCCGCCGGCGCGGACGCCCTCAACGTCGGGGTCGGCTGGCACGAGTCCCCGGTCCCCACCGTGCAGGCCGTGGTCCCGCCCGGGCACTGGGTGCCGGTGGCGGCGGCGGTCAAGGCGGCCGTCGGCGCGCTCCCCGTGCTGGCCAGCAACCGGATCAACCGGCTGTCGCAGGCCGAGGCCGTCCTCGCCGGCACGCCGCTGGACCTGGTGTCCATGGCGCGGCCGTTCCTCGCCGACCCGGCGCTGGTCGCCAACGCCCGCGCCGGCCGGCCGGTGAACGTCTGCGTGGCCTGCAACCAGGCCTGCATCGACCGGTCGCTGGCCGACGAGCCGGTGTCCTGCATGGTCAACCCCCGCGTCGGGCGCGAGCACGAGCCGGCGGCGACGCCCGCCGCGTCGCCCCGCCGGGTCGCCGTCGTCGGGGCCGGCCCGGCGGGCCTCAAGGCCGCCCACGGGCTTGCGCTGGCCGGGCACCGGGTCACCGTGTACGAGGCCGACGACGAGCCCGGCGGCCAGTTCCGGCTGGCGGGCCGGGTGCCCGGCAAGTCCGACTACCTGGCGGCGGTCGGCTTCCTCGTCGCCGAGCTGTCCCGGCTCGGCGTCGCGCTGCACACCGGCCGCCGGATCACCGCCGCCGACCGGGACCTGCTCGGCGGCTACGCCGGGGTGGTCGTGGCCACCGGCGTGCTGCCCCGGCCCGCGTCGATCCCCGGCGTCGACCTGCCGCACGTGCTCGGCTACCCGGCGGCCTTCGCCGACGGCGCGCTGGGGGAACGCGTCGTCGTCATCGGCGGAGGCGGCGTCGCCGTGGACGTGGCGCACCTGGCCAGCGACCCGGCCGGTCCGGCGCGGCGGGTCACGGTGCTGCACCGGGGCCGCCGGCTCGGGGCCCGACTGGGGCGCTCGACCCGGTGGGCGGTGCTCGCCGAGCTGCGGCGGCAGCGGGTCGACGTCGTGCCCGGCGTGCGTGACCTGCGGATCAGCCCGGCCGGGGTGCGCTTCGCCGACGCCGAGGGGCGGCCGCGCACCGTGCCCGCCGACACGGTGGTGATCGCCGCCGGGCAGGTGCCCGACGACGGCCTCGTGGCGACGGTGCGCGCGGCCGGCGTCTGGCACCACGTCGTCGGCGGCGCGCGGGACACCGCCGGGCTGGACGCGGTGCGGGCCTTCGCCGAGGGCGCGGCGGCGGCGGAGGCGTTCCGGCGCGGGCAGGACCGCGCCGGCCAACTCGCGGGGATCGAGGAACGGGTATGA
- a CDS encoding ABC transporter ATP-binding protein: MSRGLLSAAWSLWRTSLRQDRRKAVTALVLVVAGAAAWPLVAIMLRVLFEAANAGRPVAASLAGVAVAVLLIAGLTLGHFAHIAYFELSELDVLHLHQELMDATNGSAGMAHFEQPEFADKVRILEEDVEQLRVGLQAVLTGVGLAVAMTLTTAVLASLHPLLLLLPLVAVPPLLAGRWAERMVDRSREASAESTRRALGLFRLATHAASGKELRVFGLEQEVRRRHGLFWQDATRRLWRTQAVASLVRMLGQLAFAGGYIAAVLLILRDAVAGRRGVGDVILVITIAAQVNQQVAAAVGVLQDLQRLRSVYQRLDEVHGLVRAGERADRPGALPAGPGDPTGPAGSAAPAPVRLRHGIRLVGVELRYPGGEQPVLAGLDLHLPAGATVAIVGDNGAGKTTLVKLVCGLLRPTAGRVLVDGVDLTDLSLPGWRARIAAGFQDFVRLELPARRTVGVGDLPRLDDEPAVRAALGRAGADDLVGQLEAGLDTPLGREYADGAELSGGQWQKLALGRAFMRDDPLLVVLDEPAAALDAEAEHAMFERYRLQAARVAAATGAVSVFVSHRFSTVQLADLIVVLADGRVAELGCHADLIAADGLYAEMFELQARAYR, translated from the coding sequence ATGAGTCGTGGACTGTTGTCGGCTGCCTGGTCGCTGTGGCGGACCTCGCTGCGTCAGGACCGGCGCAAGGCCGTCACGGCGCTGGTCCTCGTCGTCGCCGGCGCGGCGGCGTGGCCCCTGGTGGCGATCATGCTGCGCGTCCTGTTCGAGGCCGCGAACGCCGGGCGGCCGGTCGCCGCGAGCCTCGCCGGGGTCGCCGTGGCGGTGCTGCTGATCGCCGGCCTGACCCTCGGCCACTTCGCGCACATCGCCTACTTCGAGCTGTCGGAGCTGGACGTCCTGCACCTGCACCAGGAGCTGATGGACGCCACCAACGGCTCGGCCGGGATGGCCCACTTCGAGCAGCCCGAGTTCGCCGACAAGGTCAGGATCCTGGAGGAGGACGTCGAGCAGCTCCGCGTCGGCCTCCAGGCCGTGCTGACCGGCGTCGGCCTGGCCGTCGCCATGACGCTGACGACGGCGGTGCTCGCCTCGCTGCACCCGCTGCTGCTGTTGCTGCCGCTGGTCGCCGTGCCGCCGCTGCTGGCCGGTCGGTGGGCGGAGCGCATGGTCGACCGGTCGCGGGAGGCCAGCGCCGAGTCCACCCGCCGGGCCCTGGGCCTGTTCCGCCTCGCCACCCACGCCGCGTCCGGCAAGGAGCTGCGGGTCTTCGGCCTGGAGCAGGAGGTGCGCCGCCGGCACGGCCTGTTCTGGCAGGACGCCACCCGGCGGCTGTGGCGCACGCAGGCCGTGGCGAGCCTCGTCCGCATGCTCGGGCAACTGGCGTTCGCGGGCGGCTACATCGCCGCCGTGCTCCTGATCCTGCGCGACGCCGTCGCCGGCCGCCGGGGCGTGGGCGACGTCATCCTGGTCATCACCATCGCGGCGCAGGTCAATCAGCAGGTGGCGGCCGCGGTCGGCGTCCTCCAGGACCTCCAGCGGCTGCGCAGCGTCTACCAGCGGCTCGACGAGGTGCACGGGCTGGTCCGGGCCGGGGAGCGCGCCGACCGGCCCGGGGCCCTGCCCGCCGGCCCCGGCGACCCGACCGGCCCCGCCGGTTCGGCCGCGCCGGCACCGGTGCGGCTGCGCCACGGCATCCGGCTCGTCGGCGTCGAGCTGCGCTATCCCGGCGGGGAGCAGCCGGTGCTCGCCGGGCTCGACCTGCACCTGCCGGCGGGCGCGACCGTGGCGATCGTCGGCGACAACGGCGCCGGCAAGACCACCCTCGTCAAGCTCGTCTGCGGGCTGCTGCGCCCGACCGCCGGCCGGGTGCTCGTCGACGGCGTCGACCTGACCGACCTGTCGCTGCCCGGGTGGCGGGCCCGGATCGCGGCCGGCTTCCAGGACTTCGTACGCCTCGAACTGCCGGCCCGGCGGACCGTCGGCGTCGGCGACCTGCCCCGGCTCGACGACGAGCCGGCGGTGCGTGCCGCGTTGGGGCGTGCCGGCGCGGACGACCTCGTCGGGCAGCTCGAAGCCGGCCTGGACACCCCGCTCGGCCGCGAGTACGCCGACGGGGCCGAGCTCTCCGGCGGCCAGTGGCAGAAGCTCGCCCTCGGCCGGGCGTTCATGCGCGACGACCCCCTGCTGGTCGTCCTCGACGAGCCCGCCGCCGCCCTCGACGCCGAGGCCGAACACGCCATGTTCGAGCGGTACCGGCTCCAGGCCGCCCGGGTCGCCGCGGCCACCGGCGCGGTCAGCGTGTTCGTGTCGCACCGCTTCTCCACCGTCCAGCTCGCCGACCTGATCGTGGTGCTCGCCGACGGCCGGGTCGCCGAGCTGGGCTGCCACGCCGACCTGATCGCCGCCGACGGCCTCTACGCGGAGATGTTCGAGCTACAGGCGAGGGCGTACCGGTGA